The sequence gagtgtgtgtgtgtcagtgagtgtgtgtcagtgagtgtgtgtgtcagtgagtgtgtgtcagGACTCATTTCCTCCTGAGGCTATATTAAACCCTGTGAAGCCCTTTTGGATCATGTACTGCTTTACTCCTGGGGGAAACGCTGACCCTGTGGAGTGGCTCTGCTGGATCAGCTTCTCCAGAGGCCTGTATTTATTGTGGATGAAGGACTTGAGATGTCTCTGGAGACAGGAGAGCTGTCTGAAGCTCCTCCCGCAGGGACTGCAGTAATACGGCTTCACTGCGCTGTGCACGGCCTCGTGGGCTTTCAGCTGAACCGGCGCGCGGAACCCTTTCCCGCACACCGAGCAGAGGAACGGCTTGTGTTTGCAGTGTGTTCTCAAGTGTGTGGTGTGGTACTGTCTGAGGGtgaagctcttcccacactcCTGGCAGGTGTAGGCCTTTATTCCGGCGTGTATCCTCGTGTGCTCTCTGAGGCTGGTTCTGTGTGTGAAGCTCTTCTCACACTGGCTGCATCTGTAGGGCTTCTCCCCCGTGTGGATCCTCAGGTGTTCGGTCAGCGGTGCTTTGGTTTTGAAGGATTTCCCGCAGTAGCTGCATGAGAACGGcgtctctccggtgtggatcctc is a genomic window of Danio aesculapii chromosome 2, fDanAes4.1, whole genome shotgun sequence containing:
- the znfl2a gene encoding zinc finger-like gene 2a is translated as MRGTHTEEDSEQQTDLMEVPEETKEPSKEESDESSGDETYEEDSDEEQVLQKRAGARKMWSCLQCGKSLASSGSLKDHMRIHTGETPFSCSYCGKSFKTKAPLTEHLRIHTGEKPYRCSQCEKSFTHRTSLREHTRIHAGIKAYTCQECGKSFTLRQYHTTHLRTHCKHKPFLCSVCGKGFRAPVQLKAHEAVHSAVKPYYCSPCGRSFRQLSCLQRHLKSFIHNKYRPLEKLIQQSHSTGSAFPPGVKQYMIQKGFTGFNIASGGNES